The DNA region TCCTGAAATAACGTAATTCGATTCTTATGGATTGAAACCCGGGTTACATTTCAGGGAACTTCTTTCCAGTCATTCGATTATAATATACGGTGAAGCGCTTTAGGTTCAGAATAAAATGGTCAATCTGCgtgttttttacttttcatGGAGCTGCACTTCTCGACGAATTCGTTTTAAGGTTTTCAGTTTCAAGGAGGCCAAGTTGAAAAAAGAAATGTGAAGTGTTaccattgttttttaaataattatgttttttaatttcacagtTACTCGAAGctgaattaattacttaaatttattaatttgtcgaAAACAAATTGTTGTGCAAAGATGTCAAATTTTCTACTTGTTTGAGTAGAAGCGCGGTTTCTTTTGATCTCTAAAGCATGCGTTGCCTGAAGGAATTAACTCGAAACCAGGTAACATTAATTAGCCCCCTCATTTCCCCGATTTAACAACAAcagattattttcttttgtctgTTTGCAGTGTGGGACGCCTAATTTACCCTTCGCTTGTCAATGAAGTGAACAATACGCTGTCTGAATGTGATGAATATGTAGCAACTAGACAAAATTAAGTGTATAGAATTTCATAACTATCATGACGTACACATGTACGATCACGtacctaattaataatacaataatatacatgTAAATTTAAGGTTAACGTTGACCGTGGTACACACACGGTTTGAATGTGAGCAAAATCCACGTCCATTTATCTAAAACAGACACAATGCACTCACACACGCTACGAATAATACTTAGTAATGATGTTGTAGTGCGACACCCTAATGTCTCCGTGCATCGAAGCGAAAGCAAGGGAAACTGGAACCGCATGACCTTTGCGTCCTTCTGATTGAATCTCGACTCCACATACTGCACGCCACCCTCCTTACACCCGTTCCCCCAGGAGTTACGGTTAGCCACTGATGATTTCGTGGCATATGACACATGCGATTATCCATTTATTTCGCCGAAGAGACATATATCTTAAGGGTCGGCTTTTTGGATTtagattttcataaaaaataatatgaaactgGAAcgtttacattttcattttttataggaatattataatgtaataatttatgaggACGAAGTAATGTTTTGAAGTTGAGATTTTACAACAGAACAAATTTGGAgacacaaatacaaaatatttaaaatattatctcccttacaatttttaacttcttagaaattgtattatttttatacatcacACGAAAgtctaatgaaaataatacgtatttaaaaaaaaaaacgtagtTTTTAATTCATCGAGCAAAAATGTGCACTATATTCGTAATTATCTGGCTATACATTGTTTTAACAATGACATTTCTAAGCTATTGGAGTGAGGATCTGTGGTTCCTCTAGAGGAGAACTagaaaatcaataaagaattaaactaaaaatttgtacaaatcTTTGTGCAGAACCCCTTTAGAAAAgcagttgaaattaaaaaggaaCCAGGGACACAACTATGCTTGAAAACCTCTAGGAGACCATGAGCAAGTAAACTGGACCATTACCAAGTCAAATAGAGTGCTGGTTTCTCATGAAAGCGTGTTTTACTTAAAAGACAATAAAGTGTCAGTTTTGAAATGACCAACGCAAAGTACAGATTAAGGAAATTAAGGAAATTCGATCAACTCATAATCAAATTCTGAAGAATTGTAGGAATATGTAAGTTAATTCTTGAATAACATATCCATAACCTCATTGGCACTTGAGAACTAGAtgctcaaaaattaatttaattaaatacaatatataaaaatgaatttgttcCTTTAATTTTGGTCGctctttatatataatttcttgatgataaatgaaattaataacatgtatttaaaagtttatgcattgtgtgttttattattgacataaaaagaaggttatttaatttattattgtcataaaatataaattaaaaatcttgtctaatttttcaattctggATAATAGTTTGGAAACCCTgggatataattgtttaaaatagcaaataaatataattatggttTGGAAACCACTTATATTTCGTTTATATCTACCACTATTGTTTAGCTTCTCGTTGTAACgtgagaattaaaaatattagttttaatcacGTCAAAGCGAAAACAAATCCCAATGGCCttactaaaacaaattgtaaattttacaaatgagGGTATGTCGTACAATCCAATTCTGCACATCAATAAAGGGACcatatccaaaattgtgaataaatttgacaCTTGTGGATCATTTGCGGATCGTCCCAGAGTAGGCAAACCTAGCAGTACGTATTCAATAGGCGCATAAAGCGTATATCCTAGAAAAATCCCATCATATTCACATTCATCAAGAATTACTGCAGGGTAATGTATAAAACTTATCCGCCTAAACTGCTGGAAATGAAACTGTTTGGAAGAAAACCCacaaagaaaaatagaaagaacAGGCTCAGTTTTCATGGTCTAACAAAAAATTGGTGTTATTTAGCGACGAACGAAGTCTAATTTACTTGGAAATGATGGTAAGGAGTTTGTAAGGCGACTGTAGCAAACGGTTTCATACAAAATGTCATTTATCGATAGATAAACACGGAGAGAGCAATGTTATTGATGGGGCTGCTTCAGTCGATGGCGTTGGCACGTTGGttcattttatcaaaaaaatggaTCGATTTGTTTATGGAAACATATTAAAGGATCACATACCTTTCACGGAGGATAATTTGTCACTAAGATGGTTGTTTCAAGAGGACAACAATCCCAAGCATGCTTCCAATCACATAAAAGACTGATTCAAACAAGAAAAAGTACAAGTTTGACCATGGTCTTCACAATCACCGGATCTAAACCCTATAGAACgtctttgaaattatttagtaagGAATATACGGCagcatacaataaaataagacaGTGTTACTGAAAAGacttcaaataaaatggcaGAACTTACCAGAATATTGGAAAATTCTATGAACAAAAGGTGTGCAGCATTCATATAACCTGATAGTTGTGCAACGAAATATTAATGCTTCTATTTGTTTATGGTTTATTATtcgaaaactaaattatttagtaaggTTACCAAACTtatatccaaataaaaaagtttaattatgtataaattttattttataatatcttaataaaagaaaatataatttctaaaagtttttttattaatcgcTTATTAGTAGAcagtaattttacttaaatcattatttattattgtttattaactaataaataattcaattttagtgtTCCTGAAATTTTGTCCAGTTACTTAACACCTTTACCCAGTAGGATCGTCAATTGTATTTATCATCTTTAAAATACGTACCAGTATCACCACATGAACATATTTCGTACAGATGTAGCTACCAACGTAATGGTGGTGTTCGTAATGTAGGTTAATTTTCCAATTAGTTCGAGAACATTCTGTCTAAAACTGTCGGAATTTCACGAAACAAATGCTAGAAACCCAGGACGAATTAAATTGAACCAAGAAAACATGTAATGTGCAGTGACACCCtggaaattttcatttccccagtattaaaatatatgaatgaaaAACTACGGTAGTCAATCGGGAACTACCGCCGAATCCAATATGTGGAAAATGTCGcgtaaaatttggaaaagatttaaaaatcacaTCAACACTTAGACGGGCACCTCGGCATATCGGATACGCCGTCTGGTTCCAGATGAGTGTGGAATCTACTTCTCCGATATAAGCAAGGTCGAATCCGGAGAATGTTTTTATCATAGTGCGAAGCCGCGACGACAGCGGGAAAATATACAGCCAGTCGTCACGAACATCACAGTCGAGATTTCCTAATAATTGCACTTCGCGTTCTTGTTCCGGTGCAAAGTGATGACAAGTCCTCGTTTCCGACTCACTCTTTCCCTTCGAGCGACGCGTCTGACTCCCTTCGCGCCGTTGCCGCACCGCGGCTGAAATGTCGCACACCCCATCCCCCTTAATCTTGAACAGTGTCAGTTAAAACTTCAACGCCCGCACCTTTATATTCGTAAAACTGCGGAAAAATTTAGGAAGCTTGATAATCTTAAAAGTAACTCCACACTTATTGTTGATAACAATTAGGGGATTTAATGTTATAGGGGTTCTAGAAGCGGTttcataaaaaccaaattaataaataacttattaatgGCAGACTACACAACAAGGTTCCTAAATACAGACATATGGGGTATTCAAATATACGTGCATCGCCTTGAAGAACATTCTTGATGTAGCACaggttatataaaatattatgtcaaAAATAGTAGCTTTAATAGCTCAAGAGCTAGTTGACCAGATATTTATCTTTGGACTCCATTCTGTGGGCAATTGTGACATTTTCTGAGATGAATGTACAACTATAAACGTTCTTACCAGTTCTATtaccaatttaaaaactactttTACATTATGAATGTATCCTTCAAGGTGGTGCAAATAACCGAACATCCTGTATGTAAACAGTGtgaatatattcatatattaattagaggAAACATcttgataaattaatcaatttctaCGTGATGTGAAGTgacaaattagtatttttttaggtACATATATACGaggaaattaattactttttataaaaaattacatacttaTAATACAGTGTTCATTTGATGAGGTTTGGCAACATTCCTGTGTAGCAGTTGACTTCATACCCCACAGCCTCTTAACCGCAGTTGCTTTTTATTTCCTATCTTCGTAGTCTGTCAGACAGGACTGGCATATATCAAAGCATATTTTTCCTACTCCAGTCCAGAATTAAGGGAAAAACGGACCTTTTAATAGCCCTAACAAATAGTTGCGTGCAAAATGCTTATCCCCATCACTGACGCGAGTAAAACGTAAACGATCTTCAAGGGCCTGCTAATATGTGCCATTAAAATCTCCgttgtacaataaatattaaattgtaataggctctacaaaattatttcctgTTTAGTTAATACGGATAAGTGaagcttataaaattagagATATTATTAACCTGCGGATGGCAAAAAGACCAAAtattaactgtttttaattactCATCTATtaaggtaataaaaaaaatttaacgtCTTTGCTGGACACGCTTTCCACCGCCGGAATTTCCCAGCTGAAGCTTTATGgagacattattattaaaatttgataaattgatattgccgttaacattttttatcgcaTCAGCGTTCGGAaactcataaaaaattaaatgtcccACACGAAACATTGATGATTTATGCGGAATAGCGAAAACCATAATGCTAAAcgcagataaaaaataataaaccgtCCCCCTACGTGTTTTGTTTCTGTACTGAAGCGGCTAAAAGCCGTAGAAAGTCAGCAGGGGTTTGTAgggaaaaaatgttatttacttGGGGGTAACTACTTAATGTTTTAGGGTGTCATGTCACTCGTCTatcaaagatttaaataaaataaatttaatcaaataacatttttatttaaatattattgatactttatgtttttattatctattagtggtaataaaaaaatttattattaataaattaagttaattcaactttaccAAGTCCATTGTAACAGGTTTGTTCggcttgaataataaattattaaattgcgtTTTGTTccctttattattttccttacataattaaaaaactgacgatcatttattttaaaatactgaacGAAATAACTAATATGCAAACAACCTTAAAGCTGAAAGATAACTTTAAAGTACGTAATATTAAcatcattttgaaaaaaagttcttttgttttaattattcctgtttttttttaattgtactcgttgattattgctatttctatgttgttaaattaaggttctttatttataaagaaaataaacgtACAATGGTGGTCAAAAGTAGGGATTTTTTGTTAATCTCGGCTTCATTATACAGTTTTAAGGTACTGTAATAGAAAAGATTTTTAGAAGGTGAAGGGGTTATGTGAAGCGTGAAAGTTTGAGCGTATAACTGTTAAAAAAAACCTTATTATACCAAGTGTCAATGAATCCATTAGACAAGGCATAACTTTTACGACACTCGGTATAACAAAATGAGATCTGGTATAGGTAAATAGTATGGAGAGAAGACAGTTTTCGCATATATATTACTTTTCGGTCATCAAGTAagagtaaatttaaatgtgtgatCGAGAATTGTctgaaaaatccaaaaatgtaaaaatatacagggtattccatttaaaaatttgaaaacaaaattttccaGATTTCATTTTGATATAACGAGTGTCCTAGAAGTTATGCTTTGACACCTAATGTTTTTATACGAAACGGTATAATCCAAATTGAGAAATTATATGGACTGAACCTCACGCATGTGAAATTTACTCTGGATTAATGATACCAAATATAATCATATGGTAGGCAATATGTAAGAAAGTCAGTTGAGTACCACCCATGGCTCACAGAGTGAACATCTATGGCAGcatctgaaattaaaaacaaaacataaccAAGAAAGTATTTGTGGTAAGTTATACAAAAAGAATGAGAAACCaccaaatattgaataaatgattttattctataattatattcatgACCATTTTTTGCAATCTATTATTCACATTATATGATcctattcaatataaaaaaatatacaaataattcaataaaattagaaatatttttgtattgtatatGTACTTTTATTGAATACTTCGACATCAAGAACATCCTCCTAGAAAATTCAGTAGAACAGCAACAATTTTACTTACTGGATATGTTAAAGCTAAGCGAACAACATACAATTCCATCATCTTACGAGAGGTAGACCACAAATGGTATCGAACTATGCCTGAGTAAAATATATCCACAACTATCTATCCACCTGTTTTGATCCATAAACGATGAGATCATCGCGTATCACGATTAAACCCCAACCCCCGAAAATTAGGGTGCGGGCATGACGTGATTTTGGGGTCCGAGACACAAGACCATTGCAAATCTGAACCCCCGCGACGACGGATTTATTACGtttcctttaataaaaatgttcgaTTTTGCCGCAAATACCACGGGTATTTGGACATGATGTATTGTGTTGTAATTGATTATCGGCCATATcatatttttgagatattaaaaGATCCGACtataaatattgcatatttGTTGAATGTTGTAAAACGAAACGCATTTCATAGGTACCATCATTTAAACGAAATCATTCCTGTCAACAAAACAAGGATatgctgaataaatatttatttaatgcagTAGCAGGTAGATGGGTAAACATTAAACAgcgtttcaatttaataacatttattattagcttcaattttgtaataatggagttaggtttatttaaacatatgtatattatatgcattacatacatatattacgTAGAACGTAGTAACTGTAAACGTGGTTGCCAAACTTTAAAAACGGCATTTATAAGCGCCTTTTAATGAATACAAATCGTTACTGTAACGTGACttttgatttactttttatagttATGGAACTATtactcaaattattaaataaacatagttAAACTTCACACATTTTTTtccattcatttaaattattaattaatcaaaatattaataacaatcaatAACCAAATCAATTAGGAATAATTGAAATAGTCAACATTCATAGTAAATCCCGTTCATGCAAATATCTGACCACACACAGCATTCTATCGTCCACTTCCACATGTCCGTCATTAACATCAAATACATCATTAAATTCTCTGTTATTTGGATCCTTATTCGATTCAGATTTTTCCACAGATTTACTGAATATATATGGCAACgaaattaaaccatatttaaTGTCAAAGATGTAGAAAATTGATAGTAGTAAAATTCCAGGAGTGTGTCGACCTCGTTTATCTCATTTGAGGATATGCAAGATAAGATGCAGCAAGATAAATCGTTCTGAATGTATCCTAAACTTGATAATTGCCAGTCGACTACCGCAACATCGTTAACGTTCCCGTCCTGTAAAAATATGGTAAGTAAATTGTCATCTGaataaaattcagtaccttatatttgaataaataattgttgttcCAACAATCTGCGTGTACCACGACTGTTAACTCATTGTCTTCTTGTATCGACTCTCTTGCGATCTGGACAAAAtctaacatttcaatttttttcagcaTTTCATGCTCATTTCTTGATTTCAACATTCTGCACATGCATTTGTGAAACTTACTAAATATCTGCATTGCTGGCGCCTCAACTATAAATGATTtccagtaatttaaattataaattgtgtttttccAAATCTGCGGCTCCAATGTTTTCATGGCAATAGAAATGCTGTGCCACTTTGCATAAAATTCCATCAGAATTTTTAGTTCATCTAAACTTAAAGGCTTTGATATGTGATTCAGTTCGTAACCTTTAACGCAAACTATAATCTCTCGATCGTCTAACATTAGTTGATtgtagaattttgaaaaagtgaGTTGTAGGTCTACATGTCTTCTGATCAAAAATCTTCGAAATGCTGGTAAAACCCTCGAGTACAATTGAATTTCTCCCTTATAAAAACTATCAAGAAACCATGACTTTCGATAGCTTGGATTGACTGACGAatgtttaataacaaagtGATATTCCACATCTTGATCGTCCTTAAGTCCAACAGTTTGCACAAAAATAACCATTCCAGTACAGCCATCATCAACAGAAGAATGACCTAAAATGATTAATGTTACTTAAGATGATTTTATGAAATGCATTTTCGACgacttttattattcatacacCGTCAAAATTCTTGGATCccttaagataattaattgtacataatgtgttactttattacaaaattacaaaagtttttagtatatttatttatttagttttgtataacattggtagaaagaaaaataaaaagaaactagtatcaaatattattgaaatttgtaaatttgcaaaatattGTACTTTAAAGAAACACATAGATACTCTAATACTCTGTATGCCTTCCTCTGTTTCGAAGCAGTGAATTAATCCGCTGTGGCATTGAAAGAATTAAATCATTGATATCTTCTTGCGAAATGTTGGCCCATTCGTCTTGAATTGTTACAAATAGCTCCTGAGGATTTGTGGATGGATTTAGTATCCTTGAAATTGCTTGACCTAACATATACCACACGTGCTCGATCGGATTCATATCTGGCGAGTTCGCTGGccatttcaaacacatttatttcttctaacGCATTTTGAACATTTCTTGAGCATTATCGCAAAATTTTCTCCCAATTCTTGTCTCATTGGCTGAATAATTGGCctgataatattttgaagatagATATTAGTGGAGCCCGTCAACTATGCATAATACCACCCCAAAACATTTCAGTTTCTCACTTCTCTGGGAAAAGTCAGTCGGTACGTCCAAACCAAACCTGGACTCCTGTGAAACAAGGACGTTTCTCCACAACGGTGAAAGCCAATTTATGTACTCTTGAGCCCATTCTAGACGGGTGGCAATATGTTGCCTAGTAAGTCTAGGCGCTCATCTGGatcttaaattagtattagcGTCGTCGTCGGGTTGTAACGTTACAGTTACGTCGTAAAAAAATTGGCTATGAAACgatttccttttaattttttactcttGGACATCCATCAGGTCTTCTAGGCACATTTCCACCTTATTAATAATCACACTATTCTAATCAAAGATGATCAAAATATGACAAGTGTCGCTGAAATTCAGTGAGTTGACCAACCCTGTTGATGTGAGAGGATTATCCTTGCTCTATCAAAATCCATTTCCATAAGAACTTTGTATTGATATCAGTTTTTGTTTCTTACGAGGCGGTCCATGAGTTTCGATTTTGAGAATacttgattattaatatttttgtgcacTTATTTCATGCTATTCAAAGAAATTATCAGTACAAACTAAATTAACATAGTGCCACGGTATATTTGTGTCTTACTTATCTAAAAAGTTCACTTTTTCTTTTACAGCATTATCATTGATTATAATACTgtcaattaaatagtttaggTCACTTGATCTAATACCAAACCTCTCAAATATTTCCATACTTACACATAAAACCAAGGTACTTGTTACTTAAAgtgcatataaaaatttccatACTGATATGTTCCAGCTATTTTTAGTACCGTACTGTATTACAATTCACTGAATATTGATGAATGCTAATTATGTCCTATAACATATTTCTGATAAACACCTTActttcgatttttttatttcattaacaatttgttatgtaagtaataatttttttaccaatTCATTGAcgtatattaatttgaaaccgAAGCAGAAATATGCACGGGATCGCAGATGAAGTCCAAGTCTCAATTATAGTTGGCAAGTCTGGCAAATTGGTCCTAAATTGGTTGTTTCGAGAATGTTAGGCTTCACACAACATTTAACACATTGATTTCGATTGTTAAGTTATACGTTGGCGGGCAATCGTCCGTGCATCGTTTTAGTAATGGGTCTAACGGCCAGTAAAAAAACAATCCCGGTGCGCGGCTTCAAAAGTGAAACCTGCAGCTTTTGATTTTGTTCCGGAAGCGCCCGAGGCACTTGTCCGACAAATTCAAGATGGTTTTTCCATTTCGTACGTCGCGACGACACTTTGACTCGTGTGCACGGACGGTATGTACACAAagttaaagaaaattacatAGAAAAATTCTCTCGACGTTTATTTTATCGTTAACACCTTCGTTACACCGTCACATTAAACTGATtgtgaaactattttatacGTACCGAATATACGAAGAAACATTCAAAAGCGTTTTCCAGTCGTTCGTATTTTCCGAGTGGAAAACTTTAAccactaatattaaaaacacattacGTGTTCCTTTTACAAAAAGCGCAACGCCAGAACGCACGCAACCAAaatctatttacatttttttccgTGGAAAAGGGGAAAACAATAAACCCTCCGTCCCATAAAGTGTATAATAGAATACAAAGAAGAGCAGGTCCAGTTTAACCCGATTTCGTGGATGTTTGCGTGCATAGGTAAGCCAGGATTTTAAAGGCAGCCGGCAACGTAGTcagctttaattttaatgccaCGTTCGGGGAATACACGGCTCTAAAGGGATATCCTGGACTTGGTGTGTTACACACCTGCTCCTTGACACATTTCCACGACGGATGTCTGGAAACTGGTGTGTGGCTTTACCATGTCATGTTTCTCTCTGcactagtttttttttattatgcacTTATAGTACATACCGACGCGTGTACGTCCATtaggatttaattttattaatggacgactaaattattcataagcatcaatataaattttagatgaaATGTGCAATATTCAATACAGTCACCGCCGCACAAATAAGATTATAAACCCGATTCGGCGaagagattttataaaattttgttgacaCTTTTTGTTCGGATACAGTGCCTcaaaaaagcaataaattcAGTGTAAAAGGGATATATCTGTTGAGTTatagttgtttttaataagaaagcGCGGCATTTCAGGCAAATGGTATTGTGGAATAATCGTAAAAGCCTCCGCAAAACCCCGTATTTGACGCCGTTCCTGCAAAAGACGACAGATGTGTCGTAGCCTCTTATTACACCGAGGACATTGTTTAAGTTGGTCCAGGGAGAATTTTGTTAGTGGGCCCGTTTCTTGGggtaaatgatttataagGACATCTAAACTTCGGGCCCCCTGAATGGATATAATACGTTTCTTGTTGAAAGTTTTtaagtgaaaataataaaaacaacacaTACCTACACGGAttgtgaataatattaaaatgtccgAGACGGAAAATGAATTTATGCACACCTTGTGGCTGGAAGAAGGCCGCGTTGCCGGATTGAGGCTTCGTTGTTTTTGGGGGAAATTTCAGAAACTGgggatatttaaaatcattccTTAAGAGAATTTGCGGCGAATGTAAAACTCCGCGAGAGACCAAAACACATTTCTTgcctgaaactttttaaaataaaatcataaaaaaaacatacataGACCACAAATAGTGCGAAATGAGATTTCGTTTTATCTGTAACCCAATTTACTTTCGAGTTCCACGGAGACGCCGGAACAAGTTTCCTCAATAAATCTAATATGCATATaaggtatattttaaattgtggtgTGTGAATATCGGAATTGAtttaaagcatttttattatggCGAGAACCTTACACAGTCTCACACGATGAGATCTTTATATATCTCGTAAAATACGGCGTCTATTGAGGATTATGTCATGCATGTTAAACGGCTCGGTGCAAATTTGTATGCTGCCTCGATtctataatgaataatatgcaaataatttgtattttgtaacATTACTGATAAACATAAATTGGATTTTAACATAagcgtttatttataaaattacccgtaagacaaataataatagtttcctaaaaattttataacctgtctttattttcttgtaaaaatcTATAGTTTTTACGTAACACAAGATACTCACCTCAACAATATAtgacataattatagcaacttttaatgttattcttattctataaaatgttcatttatattttttagtat from Aethina tumida isolate Nest 87 chromosome 1, icAetTumi1.1, whole genome shotgun sequence includes:
- the LOC126266139 gene encoding uncharacterized protein LOC126266139 — translated: MLDDREIIVCVKGYELNHISKPLSLDELKILMEFYAKWHSISIAMKTLEPQIWKNTIYNLNYWKSFIVEAPAMQIFSKFHKCMCRMLKSRNEHEMLKKIEMLDFVQIARESIQEDNELTVVVHADCWNNNYLFKYKDGNVNDVAVVDWQLSSLGYIQNDLSCCILSCISSNEINEVDTLLEFYYYQFSTSLTLNMV